Part of the Caldicellulosiruptoraceae bacterium PP1 genome, AAATGGAAACGGATAGATGCTTTGTTAGACGTGTAGGTTTCAATCCCTTAGAGGTAGGCTAAAAACTTGGAATGTATGAGCAAGGTAGGAGACTCCCAGATGTGTTTCAATCCCTTAGAGGTAGGCTAAAAACTCTTCCATTATCATCTATCATCACGCTCCTTCCTTGTTTCAATCCCTTAGAGGTAGGCTAAAAACTAACTCCGTTGTATTCTTCACCAGCAGCCACTCTTGTTTCAATCCCTTAGAGGTAGGCTAAAAACCTGGTAACATGTTCAAACTGAAAGCGTTGTTAATGTAGTTTCAATCCCTTAGAGGTAGGCTAAAAACCTTTGGTATCTTTTTTCCTTGCTGGTACTTGCAATCGTTTCAATCCCTTAGAGGTAGGCTAAAAACTCTGAGCTGAATTTTTCTTTTTGCTGCTAATCTGCTGTTTCAATCCCTTATAGGTAGGCTAAAAACTGCAACCACCCTTTACAGTCGCAAGGCTTTATGACAGTTTCAATCCCTTATAGGTAGGCTAAAAACGCCAAAAAAATTTTAAAAAAAGCTTGCATATTATATGTTTCAATCCCTTATAGGTAGGCTAAAAACAATGGTAGAGAACGCAGGGAAAGGAATTGGAGTATATGGTTTCAATCCCTTATAGGTAGGCTAAAAACATGATGAAAATAAATATATATTTATTACTCCATTTCTGTTTCAATCCCTTATAGGTAGGCTAAAAACCACAAACATTCTTGAACAGCAAAGAGAATTTTATATGTTTCAATCCCTTATAGGTAGGCTAAAAACACTATACACTCCTTTACATCATTTTTTTAAAAAGTATTGTTTCAATCCCTTATAGGTAGGCTAAAAACTTTGAAACTTTAATATAACCTTATGTGTTTGTTTTTTCAGTTTCAATCCCTTATAGGTAGGCTAAAAACTGTCAAAAAGGTGCAGATACTACCCCTTTATTATTGTTTCAATCCCTTATAGGTAGGCTAAAAACAATACGAAAATTGTTAGAAGTACTGATTTAATAGGGTTTCAATCCCTTATAGGTAGGCTAAAAACTAATAAAAAGGCGTTGCAAGAATTTAAAATGTTGTAGTTTCAATCCCTTATAGGTAGGCTAAAAACGCGACTCAAGCACAAAAAGCGGTTAATTATATACTGTTTCAATCCCTTATAGGTAGGCTAAAAACCAAGAAACCATACATGGTAAAATCCATGTATGGTTGTTTCAATCCCTTATAGGTAGGCTAAAAACTTATGATAAGACAAGACGACGTTTATACATTTTCTAGTTTCAATCCCTTATAGGTAGGCTAAAAACATAGCTTCTTTTTCTTCTTCATTATTTGAATTTATGTTTCAATCCCTTATAGGTAGGCTAAAAACCGATATTCTTCTTGAATATCACATGCCGTTATTTTAGTTTCAATCCCTTATAGGTAGGCTAAAAACTTTTAGACGGACTTAATAGAATTGCATACAAAGATGAGTTTCAATCCCTTATAGGTAGGCTAAAAACCAAGAGCGGGACTTTGCGCCCCGCTGGACTAAAACTGTTTCAATCCCTTATAGGTAGGCTAAAAACAAAATATTAAGTGAGTCGATAGCAAAATTACCGCGTTTCAATCCCTTATAGGTAGGCTAAAAACCAAAAACAGCAGAAATAATGGATTATCACTATTTATGTTTCAATCCCTTATAGGTAGGCTAAAAACAGACTTGAGGAGACTAAAAAAGGTCTCCCTGCAATAGTTTCAATCCCTTATAGGTAGGCTAAAAACGAAGTTATAACAGAAAGGTTGTAATGCCTTTCTGTTAGTTTCAATCCCTTATAGGTAGGCTAAAAACCCTCTCTTAAGATTTTCTCTGCTATGAGCCTTGCCAGGTTTCAATCCCTTATAGGTAGGCTAAAAACTTGAGAAAAAAATAAAAGAAATAAATACTAAAGTGTTTCAATCCCTTATAGGTAGGCTAAAAACTTGCTCTCAAAGCTCCATCATATTCTATTTCCTGCCGTTTCAATCCCTTATAGGTAGGCTAAAAACCATATGGAAAAGTACCTTTTTGCTATTTCCTCACCAGTTTCAATCCCTTATAGGTAGGCTAAAAACATTTGTGCCACAAAGACTTTGCAATCTTTATCTTCTGTTTCAATCCCTTATAGGTAGGCTAAAAACTAGGTAATTCAGTAAAATCAATGATTGGTAGGTATTTTGTTTCAATCCCTTATAGGTAGGCTAAAAACGTAAAATTTAATTCAGGTAAAAAATACGGGAATTATAGTTTCAATCCCTTATAGGTAGGCTAAAAACCAAATTAAGTCACTATGAATTAGAATATCAATGGATGTTTCAATCCCTTATAGGTAGGCTAAAAACAGTTACTCTACCTTTTGAATCAACTGTTACCTTTGGAGTTTCAATCCCTTATAGGTAGGCTAAAAACATTAAAAGAGGTTACAAAGTCAAAGAGTCTTTACAATGTTTCAATCCCTTATAGGTAGGCTAAAAACGAGGAAAAGGTAACAATGCAAGAACAACAAAGAAAGTTTCAATCCCTTATAGGTAGGCTAAAAACTCAAATGCTAATGTTAAAGCACCAAATATTTCAATGTTTCAATCCCTTATAGGTAGGCTAAAAACTTTGACAGTTATGCTTAATATTAACGAAATAGATATGTTTCAATCCCTTATAGGTAGGCTAAAAACAAAATAATCATACAAATTTATTATTATATTTATACCTGTTTCAATCCCTTATAGGTAGGCTAAAAACTATGTGTTGAATCTTCTACAATTATACTTGCATTAGTTTCAATCCCTTATAGGTAGGCTAAAAACTTAACTCTGGACTCAATCCTTCTTTCATTCTATAGTAGTTTCAATCCCTTATAGGTAGGCTAAAAACGTTGTTACATCAGTAGGATTGCCTTTATTTTGTTGTTGTTTCAATCCCTTATAGGTAGGCTAAAAACTATAAAACATCTAAAATATATTTTTTTATTGGTACAGTTTCAATCCCTTATAGGTAGGCTAAAAACACTTTCACCCGCTGGTCTTAATGCACCGTTACCCATGTTTCAATCCCTTATAGGTAGGCTAAAAACGAGATACTTAGCAATATGGACAACACAGAAGATATGTTTCAATCCCTTATAGGTAGGCTAAAAACACGTGGAGAGCTTGATATATCTATAGTATATATATACATTATGGTTTTTGTAAAAAACCTGTAATAATTAAATTTTATCACTTATTATAGTCTTGTCAAGTATTTGATGGCAAAAAAATTTTCCTGTCGACCTCCAGGGGTTTTTACGTTATCTTAGGTCGACAGGAGATATTTTATTAGCTATTCTATATTTATTCATTATTATTTTTATATATATACGCTTGTTTTCTCTCTTTTTTATACTTAAAAAATGCATCTTTTAATATTATTTTAGTTATAAAATATTGTTTATACTAAATATATTTTTATTCCATATTGTTATTACAATTCTAAATATTCAACTTTTTAATAATTACATAATTTATAACTTAAATTCCATCCCACTTTTCATCTAATAATTTTGCTTTTGAATATTGAAAAATAAAACTATAGAATATTGGACCTATTGATATATTTTTGTATATCCACAGTAAACTAATCATTACTATATGTGTTCGATAAGTGGAAAATTACCTAGATGAAACTGTCACTGTTGGTTTGGGGAATGGCGAGCCATTCGGAACCGTCCCCATTGGCTCGTTCATTGGTTCGTTAATTTGCATCATAGTTGGATAGTGCTAATTTTATTCTTCTAATTATTTCTTCTTTGATATTTTCTGGTGAAATCACAACTACATTTTTACCAAGCATAAGAATTCTGGATATTATTTCTGTTTCTTCTGATATTAAATAATATATTTCTAATAAATATCTATCGTTTTCGTCATCATATATTAATCTTTTTTCAAAACATGAAAATAGATAAAGTGCTCTTTCTAAAGCATTATTTCTATCTTTTATTGCAATTGTTATGGGTTGTTTAGCTTTTAGATTTTCTAAAAATTCTTTTTCCTCTTCTAAATAAAAGTCAAAGTTATCTATAGTGCTTAATATTGAGATATTAGTTATATTATTAATGCTGCATTTTATTATTTTATCTGTATCATTTGAATAAGCTATAAGATAAAACTTGTCATCCTTTATTGAATACTCAATATTTAATGGAATGGCTGATTTATTATTATATTCAACATTATTATTAGCTTTATAACAAAAGCTTATTTTCTTTCTTTCAACAATAGCTCTTAAAATTTCCCTAATATTATCCAATTTGCTTGTATTACTTTCATAAGCATTTGCATCAGAATTATTTTTGTATGTAACATTTTTTGTTATATCTGGTGATTCTTTAAGAAAATTATCTATATACTCTAAAATCTCGTTATTTAATAATGACCTAAATAGTTCTGATTTACTAATTGAATTAAGCCACAATTTTTCAGAAGCTGTAACTATAGGGATTATTGGGCTATCTATAGATAATTTAAATTTATCTTCTTCTACTTCTTCTAATATGTATAGATTTTGATCTATATCTTTTGATTTGTTCAGTATCATCTCTAAGTATTTCTTATTATATATTTTATATTTATTAAGTATTTTAGATATAGTCTTTTTTGAAATTTTTTTATCTTCTGAAAAGTATGCAGTATTAATTATCTCACATATTGCCTTAAACATATTACTTTTATATTCAACAAAGAGATTCATAGTTTTGTAGCATCTCCTTTAGTTCAGAAACTAATTCTTGGGTTAATTCCTGAGAACTTTCTGTATTTTTTACAATAACTCTATGACCAAAACTTAATAACCATGGTTTTATTTCTTTTATATTTGATAATGAATAATCAACATCAAAAGAATCTTCAGTAATATTTTTAATTTTAGCACCTTTTAATTCTCTTTTTACCCTTTTTAATAAAAAATTGTTACCTTCTTTATCTAATTTAAAATGCAAACTTATACTAATAAATTTGTTTTTTGATGATGGTATAGAAACAAAAAAGCACTTATCAATCAATTTTTCATATTCATTTAAATCATCTTTTGAATACTCACTATCTAAAATTTCTATATCTTGAACCCTATGAACTGGCAAAGCTGAAATCTTTTTATCCTCTTTTAAAACAATAAAATACCATCTTCCAAATTTTCTATCTAAAATAACTTTTATAGGAATACAATTAAATTCTTGAATTCCATTTTTATTTGTTTGGTATTTTATAAAAACTTTCTTAAATAAACTTATTGCTATTAAAAATTGCCAAACATATTCTTCATCCAATACTTGATGGTGGTTATTATATATATACCTAAAAATGTTTCTTTCTTGTTTTTGTTTTAAAAAGTATGAAATTGTATTTTCTATTGTTTCTTTTAAATAGTATCCGGGTACTGATGGATGCAATGTATTTGTATAATAATCAATAATATTTAAAAATATTTCCAATTGCTCTTTATCTTTTATTAGCTTTAAAAAATGCAATAAATCATGTCCTAATTTATATATTTTGCCATTTTCATCTAATTCAACAATATATCCA contains:
- a CDS encoding WYL domain-containing protein; the protein is MNLFVEYKSNMFKAICEIINTAYFSEDKKISKKTISKILNKYKIYNKKYLEMILNKSKDIDQNLYILEEVEEDKFKLSIDSPIIPIVTASEKLWLNSISKSELFRSLLNNEILEYIDNFLKESPDITKNVTYKNNSDANAYESNTSKLDNIREILRAIVERKKISFCYKANNNVEYNNKSAIPLNIEYSIKDDKFYLIAYSNDTDKIIKCSINNITNISILSTIDNFDFYLEEEKEFLENLKAKQPITIAIKDRNNALERALYLFSCFEKRLIYDDENDRYLLEIYYLISEETEIISRILMLGKNVVVISPENIKEEIIRRIKLALSNYDAN
- a CDS encoding helix-turn-helix transcriptional regulator; amino-acid sequence: MPEFNLFINDFNKLREFSRKFYIYGCYSRDDIKKFNISPRKYDDELRRIKILLNQEQNLGKYKISKKQFQYIKEEFIRKDNPLINIYFSKTFTKNEISAFILIHQILYKYKEGLTFQELIEKCSNIDNNSRHFIDFSETTFRRILKRMVEYGYIVELDENGKIYKLGHDLLHFLKLIKDKEQLEIFLNIIDYYTNTLHPSVPGYYLKETIENTISYFLKQKQERNIFRYIYNNHHQVLDEEYVWQFLIAISLFKKVFIKYQTNKNGIQEFNCIPIKVILDRKFGRWYFIVLKEDKKISALPVHRVQDIEILDSEYSKDDLNEYEKLIDKCFFVSIPSSKNKFISISLHFKLDKEGNNFLLKRVKRELKGAKIKNITEDSFDVDYSLSNIKEIKPWLLSFGHRVIVKNTESSQELTQELVSELKEMLQNYESLC